The following nucleotide sequence is from Solanum dulcamara chromosome 7, daSolDulc1.2, whole genome shotgun sequence.
AACTTTCAAACAGTGAGGATCTCAGAACCAAatctctgataccatgttaaatTAGGTCTTAGGCCTAACTCACACCCCACCTCATGCCCAGTGCTTAGAATTTGGTGCATGGGCAATTTTTAATTTCGGGGGCCCAACATTGGGTGAAACGGGTCCTGTTCTGATATCATGTTAACTTTCATGGATGAAGTTCTGAATCTAACTCTAAGCTAATcgtcgaagaagaagaagaagaagattggaGAAGAAGCTAGAATCTAAAAATATCTCAAACTTCATTCATTCATGCTTAACATATGAAGTCTACATCAAGGATATTTATAGTGTGATTTCATAACTAACTCATACACTTAACTGTGTTAGTTAGTCTGACACATTAACTAAATTCTTAACCATATTCTAACAAACTTAGTTAATCTAACTAACTGAGTTATCTTCTAACTCACTGACAGTTACATCAGCTTGCTCTTCTTAGCTCAACagaattatttcttgatttcatccgtttatttgtttgtttgtaaTGATTGGACAAGATACATGTATCGTATACGACTATAAAATTTTAACACTTGTACTTCATACATATGATTCTTTGCGGTACTTAGTTTGTCCATATATATCAAGCATAGATCATTAGATTCACATAAATTAAGTATAGTTTGTTAGATTTACCGATCGACTTTTCAATTCATAGATGTAGATCTCGAACTTATGAAtgaatatatttccaaaacttGCACAAAAAAGGAAGTACTTTAGACAACAATAAAACCATCTTGGACAAAAAGAAGTGGATAACCTCACACCAATCAATGGAATATTGATTAATATATAATCGATCGAATATTGATTCTTTTTTAACATGGTGTATACATAACAGGGGTGCTGGAGTGACAGTATTGGTACTATCATGGGTGATAACACTGTACACCTTATGGCAAATGGTGCAGATGCATGAGATGGTACAAGGTAAAAGATTTGACAGATATCATGAAATGGGGCAAGAGGCTTTTGGAGAAAAGCTTGGGCTGTGGATTGTAGTTCCTCAACAACTCTTGGTTGAAGTTGGAGTTAATATAGTTTACATGGTCACTGGTGGTAAATCCCTTCAGAAGATTTATGAGACTGGTTGTCCTAATTGCCAGCATTTGAAGACCACCTATTTCATCTTGATGTTTGGTTGTGTTCATTTTTTCCTTTCATCTTGTCCAAATTTCAACTCTATCAGTTTAATCTCCTTCCTTGCTGCCGTCATGTCTCTCAGGTTCTTTCACTtaaacttatttttcttttttcagttTCAATGGTACGCAGTCTTATCCTCTAGCTACCTCGTGAAAGTAGAGAAATTATTTCTgatagacccttggctcaagtaAAGCATACCAAACAATCATGTAAGTAAAAAGAATGAGGAAGAGAACAACATCAATAACAAATAATACAATTACTAAAAATCCATATTTCTCAATGCGAGATCTAAAAACATATGAGTGTCAATATTTAAGTGCACTTTAGTACTTTGGTCTATATTAATAGaagattaattattatttttcattgtGTAGTTATTCAACCATAGGTTGAGGAGCATCAGTACACAAAGGAATAGCTCCAGAGGTTGATTatagtccaagagcttcaacaAGCACGGGAAGAGTGTTTGGTTTCTTGAGTGCTTTAGGGGATGTTGCGTTTGCATTTGCTGGCCACAATGTTGTCTTGGAAATTCAGGCTACTATGCCTTCAACTACTGAAAAAACATCCAAGAATCCTATGTGGAAAGGAGTTGTTATCGCGTACATTGTTGTGGCTATGTGTTACTTTCCTGTGGCTTTTGTTGGCTACAGAGTTTTTGGAAATGGTGTGGAGGACAACATCTTGATATCCCTACAAAAACCTGCTTGGCTTATTATCATGGCAAATGCCTTCGTCGTCATTCATGTTATTGGAAGCTATCAGGTCAAACTTTTTAAATCATTCTGCATTTGAAATTGAATGATATGAgacaatattatttattttcttgatgttttCCTTTTAGGTATTTGCTATGGGTGTGTTTGACATGATCGAATCTTACTTGGTGAAGCAAAGAAATTTCAATCCAACGAGAACGCTACGATTAATTGTTCGGACTAGTTATGTTGGCATGTCACTATTATATATTCCACTATTTTCAAGTTCATTAATTTGCTCAATAAACCCATCACTTATgtttttttccttcttattttgtGTATTGGCGCAGCCCTAACAATGTTCCTTGCAATATCATTTCCATTCTTTGGTGGATTGCTTGGTTTTTTCTGAGGATTTGCATTTGCTCCTACTACCTACTTTGTAAGTCAATTACACGACTAAAATAGTATTTGTGACTAGGGCTGTACaaggcaaaccgataaaccgcaccaaaccgacaaaccgaaccaaaccgggaaaaaaacccgactagtggtttggtttgacttggtttggtgtatgaaaaaaaaaacgaccattatagggttggtttggttttaactaaaaaaagtcaaaccgaacccaaaccgacccgattatagatatactacttttaaattatgttatacataaaaatatttattaaaatgtaatttataaatgttttttaatttttttttataatttttgttttctttcttacatttatatttggacttgaaaagcccatctaaataatatacaaaaaaaaaccatcttataaagttaaaacttcaaacagtgttctgcgtccagcttatatgttgatattttgtactagaactctttttaagaagcactgttctatgctttttattagatactatgaaaaattcgaaaaacccaaaaaaacccgaaaaacccgaaaaacccgaaaaacccgaaaaaaaccgaaaaacccgagaaaaattgatattgaaaaacccgacttttattggtttgatttggtttatagatttaataacccgacacaaatggtttggtttggtttgtaaaaaatccgaaccaacccggtctatGTACACCCCTATTTGTGACGAGCTACATAACCAAATATTGATATGCCTTTTTCTGAGTTGTTGCAGCTTCCTTGTATCATGTGGCTAATCATATATAAACCTAAAAGATATGGGTTGTCTTGATTCACAAATTGGGTACGTATGTTGCAAAAACTTGCAAACACCTTTGAGAAATTGGCATACTTTATTGGTTGTATTGCTAAtactattttacttttttttttattgcagATATGCATCATACTTGGTGTTCTTCTGATGGATTTAGCTCCCATTGGTGCCTTGAGGCTGATCATACTGCAAGCCAAGGGTTACAAGTTCTATTCTTGATTGTACGGGACTAGTCACAAAGATTTTTTGTATTTGTCAGATGGATGATATTTTAAATGTCTAGTTTTATTGGTGTATTAGTATCAAACCATCGTTCTTAGTGAAAAAATGATTGATTATTGGagcttttatttaaaataagctTCCATACATTTATGAATATCAAGTATCTCAGCGATTCATAATCACTGATGAACCAGCGTCCAGCAGAAAAGGGGCTCTCTTGATTGAAAGGTGATTATTTGGTGTTATCAGTGATACAATAGATACATATATGATTATTTTCCTCTAGGGTTGAAGATTTAACTACTTCAGAAGAAAAAGTATAAATTATCTCAATAATTTTGCATGAATAAATACGTgatgaaagaaaataagaaaaattatatctaaGAGTGTAAATTTATCCCTGTACTTCAacaggaaaaaataataatcaaatttaCCCTTGTATTTTGAGTAAGTGGTCAAATTTATCCCTATACTTTGTCCGTACTTTTGTCTCCGTTAAGGCAAGGGAtatatttgaataaaatataaCTACGAGGCAAATATGCCCGAACCATTAACAAACCAAAATTCCAAGATGAAGTGAACAACTTACAAGACTCACCACATCATAATTTTTGCTACTCCTAAATAACTTGTATACTTTACTAGCTGCAAATGAGTATCAGCAATAAAATGTAACTAGAGAAAATGACCACAAAGTAAAAGACCACCTGAACTAATTCTATTCCGTTCTCTGTACCTTTCAAACAACAGCTCTTCACTTCGTTTAAGCTTGTTGTATTCAGCCATATCAAATCCTGAACTTAGGCAACTTTCAAGTTGTCCTGATATGTTTCCACCATCTTCAATCACATGGATTGTTCTATTCTTCTGTTGACTCTGCAGAACTGCTGGGCTCCAACTCCCATGGCTGCTGATGGAATAACTATTATCATTCTGAGGGGAGGTGATGTCCTACAAGAAGGAACGTTGTGGCCAAGTTACAATAGATGTCTGGGAAGAGAATGAGATTTACTACTAGAGAAGTACAAAATATACGGCTAGCACACTAATAAAGTGAACATGTAAACACAAAAAAATGGCATGGCATGGAAAGCAACTTCAAGCAATTTGTGTAAAATAAAGGAATCCGTTTATTGTCTAGTATTTTAGCATGTAGAGACTTCCAAGGTCTTCTCTATGAAGTGGAAGCAAGATAAATCTCCAAATAGGCAAAATGATAGGTACTTACTCACTGGACCAGAGTGACCCAACATACCTCCTAGTTTGACCActaaatgaaattatttattcctaaaaaatataCAATCATCTGGAAAATTTAGCTAAACCTAGTTCATAAACCTAACAAGTATCATGGAGGATGTTATCCAATCAGGAGCACACTTGCTAGTATATCATACCAAAAGCAGCACCTAACTTTTTAGATGTCACAGCACAAGCATGCAGATTTTTAATTCTATTAGATGGAAAACAAAGTAGTATCACTTTACCTGTCCGGCATCACATATTGGTGTTTTCCTACTAACAGGAGTTTGGACTTCTTTTATGGGAGTGAAAGAACCATCATTGCTTGTCTCCCACTGCAACCAGGGGAAGATAACCCCATCGGTTCCAACAGGATGACAATTAGATCCTGCTGGACTTTGATTAACTGCTTCCCCATAAGTAACACTGTCCCTTGGCTTAGCTATTCCTCCTAATGTGGAGCTTGCATCACTTCTTTCTCCatcaaatgaagaaaaatcTGTATCTTCTATATTTGCAATGAAATCCACAAAAAACTTCTCTGCCTCCTCATTCAATTGTGTTGATGTCCTGTTTCTATCATTGCTTCTCTGGAAATTTGCAAAAAGCTAGTAATAAAGGAAACTACTACAGAGGTGAATAACAGCTAATCAAGAAAGTCGGTAATTGATCATTCAACCAAAAAAGGGAGAGACCTTTCTACGTGGTTGTTTCTGCCCAGCAGCAGAGCTTTTTGTATCAGGAAGGTCTTTGACAATCCGCCGATCCCTACCTCTTTGGTCTTCCTGCAGAATTTCACCAAGAAGATATTCCATACACATGTAACACATCTGACTTTAATATTAAAGAAAGTTAAGGCATTCAATTTCCGAGGATTAAATCACATAACATAGTGATTGCCAAAGAAGAATCAGAACCATATTAGACTGGAAGAAAGACCACATAACATAGTAATTGCCAAAGAAGACTTCAACCCCGTGTGCGAAAACAGGAAAATGAAAGCATGGAGAAAACTTACCTGCTTCAATTTTGTCACATAACTCTTTCTGGCCACATGACCTGACTTGGAGCCACTAGTTTTCTTCCCCATGGTCTGCATTAGTCAACATGAAATAATAAGCGAGCTCATAAACTGTGGAagtaatttttcttatttgatgGAACAAATAAATCACACACTTGTTCAATTTCAGTTTTGATTTCTTCAACAGCATGCCTGAGTTCTTTTCTCATTGTTTCGTACAGTTCACCATTCACATCCCCATTTGGATGCTCCCCCTGaagaacaataatatatttcagaaaaaaaaattgataagacATATTAAAAAGTCAGTGTGTGCTACTTCAACAGATAAACAAAGTAAACCTTTTTCTGTGCATAAACTGCTCGAATGGTTTTCTCGATGCCATTTTTACAGGTAAGAGCATCCTTTGTGTCATCATCAGTCAAGGCAGAAGAGTGACTCTAATATGAATGAAGAAGTGCATAAATTAGTAATATTGCAAGAAAGCACGTAGTGACACACAAAAAGCAGAACATTATAAGAACAAAGGGCAAGAGCAactgcaatttttttttgtgagaaCTGATATATTAATCCAATAAGTTCCCAACAACTCAAAGAGAAGCAAATAAAAGTTCTCAGCTTACAGAGTAGCCATCATGTAACAGCGACATGTCTTTTTGGCTAAAAGAACTCCTTAATTTTGGATTATTTACAGCTGTTGGCTTCACTGATGACGGAAAGTCAGTAATTTTGTTGCTCTGATTCTTCTTGATGTCAATTTGGCTGTTGGAATTTCGATAATGATCTGCATCACTCTGTCatacaataaagaaaattcTTGATCAAAAAGTACCTCCACTGCACATTTATTAGCTAATACCTTTGGCTTTCTCTTAGTTCTTCTTTTTAGACAGTGATCTTAAGAACTCATCGAtaatgaatatttaaataaCCCAAAGCTTTATGTACATACACCCATATAACATGTAGATGGGCCATGAGTTGCATCTCACTCTAGTTTTTTTTCAACCAGAACTGAAATTACCATATCATATTGTGGTATGCCCCATCATTGTACGGAGATAAAGACCTTTTTTAATAAAGAGAAAGAACTAGGACATTTAAATCAAGGTGAGGTTAATCGGAGAATTAAGTATGTCAGAGTCAATTTGTCCTCGAAGATTGAACAGTAAGAACAGAAATTATTTAAGGAGGACATCATCAATTAGGGCAATTCTTAAAGCCTAAAAAGTTTGTTATAATTCTGCAGTACAAGACGAAAAAACTGGGAATGTTTCACACCACATATTGTTTCACTTGTATTCTCTTCCAATCCAATAGTAGATTAATACAACTCTCTGCAATCGCGGATAAAATTGC
It contains:
- the LOC129893829 gene encoding uncharacterized protein LOC129893829, with amino-acid sequence MASSAFKSTTRRTTLGGSTDDSSGSSGNKAHRRSRSLSRVTHGPRRYEEPAQADLGYNAAPRGKFVNTTRGSGVPEISLDDLAIEFFSQEEERENSDRGRSERRASGIGHWASETASSRRRGRSVSRQGSKTSAADRKSVAADRSRSNLAKSDASSRRRRSVSAVRYQISDSESDADHYRNSNSQIDIKKNQSNKITDFPSSVKPTAVNNPKLRSSFSQKDMSLLHDGYSSHSSALTDDDTKDALTCKNGIEKTIRAVYAQKKGEHPNGDVNGELYETMRKELRHAVEEIKTEIEQTMGKKTSGSKSGHVARKSYVTKLKQEDQRGRDRRIVKDLPDTKSSAAGQKQPRRKRSNDRNRTSTQLNEEAEKFFVDFIANIEDTDFSSFDGERSDASSTLGGIAKPRDSVTYGEAVNQSPAGSNCHPVGTDGVIFPWLQWETSNDGSFTPIKEVQTPVSRKTPICDAGQDITSPQNDNSYSISSHGSWSPAVLQSQQKNRTIHVIEDGGNISGQLESCLSSGFDMAEYNKLKRSEELLFERYRERNRISSGGLLLCGHFL